The genomic region ACGCGAGGAAGATACTGAATTATCGTTAGGCGATCGCGTAGCAATGATTGATAAATTAGAACCAGCAATCGCACTTTCACTACATTACAACGCCTTACCCGATAGTGGTGATGCTATGAATACTAAAGGATTTGGTGCGTTTTGGTATCATCCCCAAGCTCATAACCTTGCTGTATTTCTACATAATTACGTCGTCAACAAACTCCAACGCCCCTCTTACGGAGTTTACTGGAATAACTTAGCACTCACCCGTCCTGCATCAGCACCTTCAGTGTTACTCGAACTAGGATTTATGATCAATCCTACCGAGTTTGAATGGATTGTCGATCCACAAGCACAACAAAGATTAGCAGAAGCGATCGCTCAAGGTATTACTGAGTGGTTCAGTCGCGTTCAACGGTAGGTTTGGGAATCGGTCGCTATACAATGCAGTTAGAGCCAACACAGCAAGAAAGGTTAGCGTGGTACATCAACAAGGAAATCGCTATTTAACAGCAGAAGAGCGATCGCACCAAGCACAACAACGCGCCGAAAGACTTGCTCAACGACTGCGAGAATTAGGTGAAGACCCCGATCACCTATAAAATCAGGTTGCTTCAGTGACTGCCTAAATGTAGTAACACAACAGTTGATCCGATTGCTCCAGAATCAGAAGAAAACGCGATCGCCCAAATTCAAGAACGCTTGCAACACAAGCAGCTATAAGTAACTAAAGCAATATCAAGTTTGTCTACCTCAATCATTGGACGGAAATTTTATACACTAAATGATAGTACACTTAAGTAAGTGCTGTTGGCTCTAAATGCGACGCGATCCAATTTTCTACAAGCTGTTTCAACAATCACCCGACATCTTATTTGACTTGATTGGTAATCGACCCGACAATGCTACTACGTATCGCTTCGATTCAGTAGCCGTCAAAGAGCCAAAGTTTGAAATCGATGGTGTGTTTTTGCCACCAGAAACTGAACCAGGAGTCGTGTATTTTTGCGAGGTACAATTTCAACCCGATCAACAGCTATACGAACGATTGTTCAGTGAGTCGATGTTGTATTTCTATCGCAATGGTTCGCGCTTTTGCGATTGGCAAGCTGTAGTGATTTATCCATCGCGCCGTGTGGAGCAAACCAGGCAACATCCTCATCGTTCATTGTTACATGGCGAGCAAGTGCATCGGATTTATTTGGATGAGTTAGGTGAGATTCGCAAGTTACCAATTACAGTAGCATCAGTGGTGTTGACAATTGTAGAAGCAGCGCAAGCCCCAGCGGAAGCACGATATCTCTTGTCACGCACCGAGCAAGCGGCATTAACACCACAAGCCAAACGCGACATAATAGACGTAGTGACTGCAATCATGGCATACAAATTCTCGACGTTGAGTCAAACGGAGATCAAAGCAATGTTGGGATTAAACTTGTTTGAAGAACCTCGTGCCATTCGCGAAGCAAAAGATGAAGGACGACAAGAGGGACGACAAGAAGGACGACAAGAGGGACGACAAGAGGCGATCGCTTCTGTTGCAATTCGGCTATTAACTCGACGATTAGAGCAAGAACTATCAGAGGAAATGCGATCGCGTATCACTTCCCTACCGCTACCCGTCCTCGAAAACCTTAGCGAAGCTTTATTAGATTTCACTAACTTGTCTGATTTAGAAAATTGGTTAGCACAAAATGCATAGTAACGAGTACAAATTACAATGTTGGGACTAAACTTATTTGAAGAACCACGCGCCATTCGCGAAGCCAAAGATGAGGGACGACAAGAAGCGATCGCTCGGTTCACAAACCCTGAGCGGTTTTGCCGTCTTGTAGAGAAACGCCCCTCTTTTTAGAATTATTGAGCGCGATCGCTCACCTCGTTGGCTAGATAAAAGGCGATCGCACAAGCAGCTTTTACAGAGATAGTTTTGCTGGGTATGATGCAATTTTTTGGAGAAGTAATGTTAAAACGCAGGCAACTAGAGGTTAATTTTTTTAAAATCAATAGTGGTTTTTAGGTAAATAGAAGTTTTATGTATCTTCTAGCAAGTATTTGAACAAGTCATCCAAGATTTGATTTGCGCCTAGAATACCCCTACTGTCCCATCTTTCTGGAGGCACAAGATACAGCCGATTGTTTTTGACGGCTTTTAAATGACTAAAAAGAGGATGTTGCGTATAGTAGCTGAGGGATCTTCGTTCAGCATTCATGATGAATAAGATATCAGTATTATATTCGTCGAAGCTTTCAATGCTGATGGGTGCTCCAAGAGGTGGAAGTTTATAGCGTATTCCTAGATCGACAAGAACATCAGCCGTTGCATCGTAGTTTCTTGCAGGGGTATAAACAAGACCCTGTCCATCATGAAAAATTATGGAAACTTCGATTTGTTCCAACTGGTTTCCTAAGCGTTGCTGCAATTCATCAATTCGTTGCTGATATTGATTGATAATTTCCTCTGCTTTTGCCTCTTCGCCAAAGATCTTGGCAACATAGCGCAGATTTTCCTTGAAGAACGCTTCATCTTTGGGCTTCTCCAAATTCGGTAAAGGCACTAAGACAGTCGGCGCGATCGCCGATAATAACTGAAATTGATTGTTGTACTGTGATGTTAAAATCAAATCTGGTTTGAGCAGCAAAATTTTTTCTAATGAAGCTTGATTGGGATGCCCAACCATCGTAGCTCCTGCAAGATCATCAAGCGATACACCAAAAAGAGATTCTTCCTCCCCAAAGTTATAAGATCCATAACCAATTGGCTTGATACCGAGAGCGATTAGAGGGTCGAGTGTAATGTTAGGGTCCAATGCAATAATTCGCTGTGGATTCAGCGGGATACAGGTTTCGCCAAGTTCGTGCTGAATCACTCGACACTCAGCAGAAGGGTTCAAGGAAAGATGAGAGTTTTGGATGACAGGTGAGGAACAAGCTGTGAGGAAAAGGAAAGAAAAAGCCGCGAGTAGAAACAGCTTAATGAAACGATAGGACGCTCTTTTCATCATGCTCGTAGTGACCATAAGCAGGGTACGTCGTATCTCTCTTCTCTGGCAAAGGGATGCTTGGAGAAGGGTCAAAACTGCCATGAAATCGTTCCTTGAACGGTGAAAGGCTCGCCTGGAGTAACAAGTTCTGTAGACCCAGCAGCCTTGTAATAATCTACATTAAAGAGATTGCGGAAATTTACAGCAGCGCGAAATTGATCGCGTTCATAGAAAATTGCAGCATCGGTACGGAAGTAACTGGGAATCTCGAAGGTATTCGCCAAATTTGCTGCGGTCTCTCCAGCATAGTAGAAGCCTAAACCAAACCCCAACCCTTGCAAATCACCTGCTTGGATTCTGTAGGTTGTCCACAGGTTGATTGCGTGTTCGGGGGCACCGAATCGATTACCCTCTGGAATCAGATTATCCTCTGTAACTCTGGCATCAGTGTAGGCATAGCCACCAATGATGTTCCATCCTGGCAAAATTTCGCCACTGATATCTAACTCGATCCCCCGACTTCTTTGCTCTCCAGTTTGAACTGAAAAGCTAGGATTATCGGGATCGTCTGTTGTGACATTGGTGCGAGTCAAATCGTAGAAAGCAAGATTGGCTGATAGTTGGTCATTGATGTCGGCTCTGATGCCAACTTCATACTGCGTGCCGCGCCCAGGTCGGAATGCTTCTCCATCAGCGGATTGACCAATGGTTGGGGTGAAAGCACGAGAATAACTGGCATACAAAGAAATAAGCTGGATCGGTTGATAAACAATCCCTACCCGTGGGCTAAATGCGGTGTCTGATTGCGTTGTTCTTTCGTCTAGGAGTCGATCGATTTGGCGCTCCTCAAAGAAATCCACTCGTCCGCCCAGCAGAAGTTTCAAGTTTTCTGCAATAGTGATTTGATCTTGGAGGTAGACACCAAGCGTATCTCTGGTTGTGAAACGATCAATGTCAGGAATACCTGTAGTAACAATGGTATTGTCATAGACTGGATCGAAGATGTCCACCGGAGCAGCATTTCCAAATTCAAGTCTGAGATCGTCTGTAGTTCGACTCAAACTAAAGCCAAATAGCAGTTGATGATTGACCGAGCCAGTGCTGAATTGACCCAGTAAGTTGGTGTCAAGATAGTAGAAACGCGCAAGTTCAGTATCGTCAGCTAAAGATACAAGCTCTCGATTTAGTGTGCGATTATCATCCGCTAGACTCAAGGGGAAAATAAGATCTCTTTGACCACTATCGCCAACCAAATAGCGGAATGCATTTCGCAACCTCAAGTTTTCATTAAACCGATGCTCTAGGCGATACCCAATTCTGCTATTGATGGTTCGAGTATTTTCTACAGGTCCTACTCCGCTAAAACTGCGGGGAATTCTGCCATTGGGGTTTGGCAATACAGTCCCCACGGCTGGAATCGCTTCAGGTTCCGTTCCATTTCTGTCCGTAATGCTGACATCACCCTCGACAATCAGGTCTGTATTTTGACCAATGCTAAAGCTCAAACTGGGAGCAATAAAAAGCTCTGTACCTTCGTTAAAGTCAACGAAAGTGTCGTTGCTCAAATAACCCCCAATAAAGCGGTAGAGAACCGTCCTCGAATCGTTTAACGGACCGGTGAGATCGATTGCCCCTTGATATTCATTAAAGCTACCGATCGTTGCGCTGATTTCGTAAAACGGATCGCGCAAGGGTTGTTTAGTCACCAAGTTAACTGTTCCACCCAGAGAACTTAAAAAACTGTCTCCATACAAAACAGAGGCTGGACCTCTCAGCACTTCTAGCCTTTCTACATTGAGAAAGCCACCATCATTGGAGACTTGCGGATCGGGAAGTCCGTTTACAAAAGAATTAAAAGCCTCGAAGCCTCGGATGACAAAATAATCCCTACCTCCAGCAAAGTTGCCACTTGAGTACACACCGCTGACGTTTTCCAATCCCTCGATGATGCTTCTGACTTGGCGATCTTCTAACACCTGCTGCGGCACGATCTGAATCGATTGGGGAATATCTCGCAAAGGCGTATCAGTTCTTGTTCCCACTGAGGTATCTGGTAAGCGATAGCCATCTTGTTCCCCTGTCACTAATATCTCAATCGTTTCGTCATCGGCTGGCGCTGGCGGAGTTTGTGCGGCGGATGTCCCTGGCGTGAAGCTAAAAATCAATCCTTCACTTGGCGAGTCATACAACTCCACTGTTGGCAAAGCGGTTTGCCCTGTCACTGTGACTCGAATGCTGTTGGTAGTAGCTTGAGTCACCCGCACGCGAGTAATGCCACTCGCCGGATTCTCCGCGCGAAATTCGCCTTGGGGAAGTGCGAGTATTGCATTAGGAATATTCGCAATATAGGTTTTGCCTAAAGTTAGTGTGACGGGTTGGAGTATTTCGCCTTGAGGTGTTTCTAGCACCACTTCTAGCCCTGTTTCTGTTTGGTTTAATTGAACTGCGGTGATTTCAACGAGCGATTGAGCAATTTGCGATCGCCATTCAGCAATTGTCCTTGCAGGCTGCTTGATTTCGGTACCTATTTGTGCCAAAGTAGGTGACACTACCCCTACACAATCGCTCAAAGCTGCAACCAACCAGAAACCCACGCCCCACGACAGCCGAAACACAATTAATTGCACCTTCACCACACTCCAGTTCTGCAATCGCCTATTGCAAATATTTCTTATTCCGTACTGAAGTGTAAAAAAATTAAAGCGATCGCGTCTATCCCAAAACTGCCTTTTTACCCGCCAAACATTCACGCGGACTCAAACCAAACTGTCGCTTAAACACAGCCGCAAAATGCCCCAAATGCTCGTAGCCCACCATATTGGCAACCTCCGCCACAGTATAATCACCAGCACGTAACAAATATTCTGCCTGTTCCATCCGTCGCCGCATCAAGTAGCCCAGTACCGAAGTTTTGAATAACGCCTGAAAACCGCGATGCAATGTGCGTTCGCTTACGCCCACCTGCTGCGCCAGTTGCGGAATCAACGGCGGATTTTCAAATTCAGCCGTCAAGATCGCTTTCGCCTGATGCAAACAGTCGATTGTGGCAGATTTGAGTGCAGGAAAAACCACAGATAAACCGC from Gloeocapsopsis sp. IPPAS B-1203 harbors:
- a CDS encoding Rpn family recombination-promoting nuclease/putative transposase, whose product is MRRDPIFYKLFQQSPDILFDLIGNRPDNATTYRFDSVAVKEPKFEIDGVFLPPETEPGVVYFCEVQFQPDQQLYERLFSESMLYFYRNGSRFCDWQAVVIYPSRRVEQTRQHPHRSLLHGEQVHRIYLDELGEIRKLPITVASVVLTIVEAAQAPAEARYLLSRTEQAALTPQAKRDIIDVVTAIMAYKFSTLSQTEIKAMLGLNLFEEPRAIREAKDEGRQEGRQEGRQEGRQEAIASVAIRLLTRRLEQELSEEMRSRITSLPLPVLENLSEALLDFTNLSDLENWLAQNA
- a CDS encoding ABC transporter substrate-binding protein, whose product is MVTTSMMKRASYRFIKLFLLAAFSFLFLTACSSPVIQNSHLSLNPSAECRVIQHELGETCIPLNPQRIIALDPNITLDPLIALGIKPIGYGSYNFGEEESLFGVSLDDLAGATMVGHPNQASLEKILLLKPDLILTSQYNNQFQLLSAIAPTVLVPLPNLEKPKDEAFFKENLRYVAKIFGEEAKAEEIINQYQQRIDELQQRLGNQLEQIEVSIIFHDGQGLVYTPARNYDATADVLVDLGIRYKLPPLGAPISIESFDEYNTDILFIMNAERRSLSYYTQHPLFSHLKAVKNNRLYLVPPERWDSRGILGANQILDDLFKYLLEDT
- a CDS encoding TonB-dependent siderophore receptor, with the protein product MNVWRVKRQFWDRRDRFNFFTLQYGIRNICNRRLQNWSVVKVQLIVFRLSWGVGFWLVAALSDCVGVVSPTLAQIGTEIKQPARTIAEWRSQIAQSLVEITAVQLNQTETGLEVVLETPQGEILQPVTLTLGKTYIANIPNAILALPQGEFRAENPASGITRVRVTQATTNSIRVTVTGQTALPTVELYDSPSEGLIFSFTPGTSAAQTPPAPADDETIEILVTGEQDGYRLPDTSVGTRTDTPLRDIPQSIQIVPQQVLEDRQVRSIIEGLENVSGVYSSGNFAGGRDYFVIRGFEAFNSFVNGLPDPQVSNDGGFLNVERLEVLRGPASVLYGDSFLSSLGGTVNLVTKQPLRDPFYEISATIGSFNEYQGAIDLTGPLNDSRTVLYRFIGGYLSNDTFVDFNEGTELFIAPSLSFSIGQNTDLIVEGDVSITDRNGTEPEAIPAVGTVLPNPNGRIPRSFSGVGPVENTRTINSRIGYRLEHRFNENLRLRNAFRYLVGDSGQRDLIFPLSLADDNRTLNRELVSLADDTELARFYYLDTNLLGQFSTGSVNHQLLFGFSLSRTTDDLRLEFGNAAPVDIFDPVYDNTIVTTGIPDIDRFTTRDTLGVYLQDQITIAENLKLLLGGRVDFFEERQIDRLLDERTTQSDTAFSPRVGIVYQPIQLISLYASYSRAFTPTIGQSADGEAFRPGRGTQYEVGIRADINDQLSANLAFYDLTRTNVTTDDPDNPSFSVQTGEQRSRGIELDISGEILPGWNIIGGYAYTDARVTEDNLIPEGNRFGAPEHAINLWTTYRIQAGDLQGLGFGLGFYYAGETAANLANTFEIPSYFRTDAAIFYERDQFRAAVNFRNLFNVDYYKAAGSTELVTPGEPFTVQGTISWQF